One Melospiza georgiana isolate bMelGeo1 chromosome 25, bMelGeo1.pri, whole genome shotgun sequence genomic window, cagtTAAAAGGTGTGATGCCAAGAAAGGGAGAGCAGGGTTTCGATTCACCGCCCTCCCCTGCAGATGTTCAAGGCAGGAAAAAGCATGAGATAACagttattaaaaattaacagaaagaaaggaaaatctggTTGGGTCCCAGGAAAATGCTCGCTGTAAGAGATTTATTGCTTTGATgcttaaatattatattatgatagttttggcttacattgtactggcttggtgcACACGTGAGCCCAAGAGTGAATTAAAAgacaaagaggaagaggagaggtcTTCATCCAAAACGACCCCCAAAGACGGGTGTGACCACCAAAAGAGCGGTGGAGCATGGGCGGTAAAGGTCGTGATGAGGGTGGAGGTAGAAGTGTGATGAATCAAAATTGGTAGAAGATAGCATTGACATATGGCACAAAAGGGGGAATTTTCACCTGGCAAGTTTGTACGTGAGTGGCAAGGGTCCCAGAACCCTGCACTCCGTACCCGGCGcggttatttttgttttgcttatgCGCTACCATTGGAACTGAATTATCCcttatttttaatcaaattatattGCCAATATTTCAAGTGTatccaattttatattttttctaagCTATTGAATTAAATTGCTACCTTAAacattgtttgggtttttttatgggataattgggcaaagATAACAGGGTGATACATGCATTTGGAAAATTATGGGAAGAAAGAGGTTTATTAACCTGCAGGGGAAAGACATTATCTCTTGAGAACTTAATCTCTCACCTATTGGAGGTGGTGAACTTGCCAAAAAAGTTAGCAATAATACACATCAAGGGGCATGGGGCAGGGTGCTCAGAAGAGGTAACAGGAAACCGATGAGCTGATGAAGAAGCTGGGAAAGCTGCATTGTTGCCAAAAAGCTCTAAgatgctccctttgctcccagtAACTGCACCACTGCCAGAGAAACTGTCTTTTCCACCAGAGGAACTTGGGATAATTTAAAAGAGTGGGGCAGAGGAAAGAGAGGATAATTGGTTTACAAGGGATGGTAAGCAGTGGATACCAAAAGCTCTGGCCCTGCAATTGTTAAAACAACTTCATGAAGAGTCACTGGGGCTCCCGAGGTCTGGCAGAAGCCTTCCTCAAAACGTGTGCTGCTGTGGGTCTTTTTATTCTGGCTAAAGCAAGCTATTGAGGGTTGTTTGATTTGTGCTAAAACCAATAACACAGTTACAAAGAAACTCGCCAGGGGAGGGAGGTCTTTGGCTGTACGTCCCTTACAGAGATGCCAGGTGGATTTTACTGAAATGCCTCGAGTGGCAAGGTTCAAATATCTTCTGGTAATAGTGTGTCAGTTAACAGGGTGGCCAGAAGCATTTCTAGCCATTTCAGCAACTACAGGATCAGTTATTAAAGTATTTTTGGAACAAATAATTCCAAGATATGGGATTGTGGAAGCAATAGACTCAGATAGGGGAACtcattttacaggaaaaaatctTCAAGGAGTTATGACTGCTTTAGGGATACAATGGAGCCTCCATACCTCCTGTCACTCCTAGAGTTCGGGTGGGTTGAGAGGATGAATGGAGAGATAAAGAAACACCTCCTGAAACTGGTGATAGAAACTAAGATGCCGTGGGTACGGCCCTCACCACTGGTTTTGGCAAGAATAAGGGCCAGACCCAGGGGAGATATTCAATTATCTCCCTTTGAATTAATGTCTGGAATTCCTTACCCTTGTAGTTCCCAGCCTAGTGGGGGGATAGAGATAAGTGATGTATATTTGAAACAATATGTGGCCAGGATACTGTCTCTTGTGAAATCTGTTCTACAGGAAGCTCAgctggcacagaccctgcctTTGGACTTTGCTGTTCACAACATCCAGCCGGGAGATTGGGTCCCAGTTAAAGAGTGGAAAGAAGCACCCTGGTGGTGAAGTGGCGTGGACCTTTCCAAGCGTTGCTGACCACAGAAACAGCCATCAAGGCAGCTGAACACGGGTGGACCCATCACACTCGGGTCAAGGTCTCTGAGGCCCCAGAAGTTTGGACATCTCAGCTGGAGGAGAAGAATGGGAAGCCGCGACCGACACTCCGCAGGGGCGGAatggagcagcagccactgcgGCAACATCGGGGGAAGCCCTGTGTGCCTCCCCACAGGCTGCCTGCTGAAACAGTTTGTGTGGGCATCCctcctctcccatctccagTCACTGGGGGCCAATCCTCACTGTCATTGGTTGTTTTTATGTTAAGCTGTTTCTGTGCCTTCTCTCACCACAGGTGGTGTGGAAGACAATGTGAAAGTGAAAATTCCGTTAGGAGATTAGACTACACATTTAGAATGTTTCTCTTAATAATCTTACACTTATATTGTCAGTTAGGTTGGGGGCAAAagtgggaaaataatttttaacctTGGGAGAAGAAGCAGCAAGAACCTTTAACCTTAGCAATTGTTGGGTCTGCGGAGGGTCTGCTGGCCATGGGTGGCCAGCCCAGTCGAGCCTAAATGGTGGGTCAGTACCCTGAGTGAGGTCCATAATGGAACAGGATTTTGGGATGCAGAAGGAAGCAGCTTCATTCTTCTGAAAGAGGCATTTATTGTCCAAAATAGAATAGGAAACATATATGTGGTGGAAAAGCGTTTGTGACTAGACTTTAGGTTTAGATTGTTGGACCCCCAGCTGCTCTCCTTATGATCATTCCAGATATCAAGGCAGATGGAATCAAACACATGTTAAGCTCACTAATGGTAGCTGGGTAAGGTGTTCCTTCCATAATTACCAAAAGGATTTTGAAGGCTGTAAAGCAGGGGGGAAGGATAAGTTTTTTGACGCCTTATTTTTAAGCTGCCCCCAAGATAATTCCACAAGTAGGACACATGTAGTCTGTGAGTATCAGTGGAAGCGGCAACACCAGAATGGAACTTGAACCCTTTTTAATAGGTTTTGGTCTCCAGATGTAGCAAAACAGGCCTGGGATGTAACTGCAGGTGGAAACCTCAGGTGGGAGCTTGGAGATGCAAATTCTGCGATTCTTATGATGGGGCAATTATTGTCAGGgtgtgaaatacaaagctgtgcttcgtgtcaggtacatacaggcaatgtgtgtatttgtgattgtGCTATGTGTGGAGACCGACAATGGAACAGTTgcgaattctaataataactgaggaaagtaaagcatggaagaaggcctttgaacctcTCTTTTTTTTGCAATTAACCTtggttgatttaggagcattggaattaaAGTGTTaaggatgttgctttttgcttgtaGTTAATCCTCAAAGACTTCTGCAAAAATAaacttttgaagtataattttagaatattgcgtgtatccttgaaactatagctttggaatatatataaaggaaacatGCTTATCTCATGCCTtaataaagcagagaaaagcagcttgagaaaggaagatgaacatcaactGAAGGATTTATAGTTTCGACCAAGGGAAGCTgaacatcactgttatgagatttatagtcttTGCAATTAAAGGGTGGACCCACACCTGGGGAGCTGCACTTCACCATATGGGATACATCTTTCTTCTTTCGGAAACTGGACCACCACCATCTGGGGATAATCCTTTtgggatacatcctgagaaaaactaaatcacaatagtgtatagaattgtgacGTAAAAATTTGGAGTAGAaactgctgatgagtaaaaattgGAATAGAAACTGGTGAGAAAGCttatgagtacccctataaatacctgtaaccctCAACTAttggtgtgcagttggagggaaaacttcccccactgtacccagcgctgtattgctcatactttatGATATTAATTActaaattgattgctgcttgaatatttgcctagtcaagcttcttattcataacaCTCAGATACCTACCCCCAATTCTCTCTCAGAACCCCCAGTTCTCCCTGACgaaccccaaaccccctcacATCGCCTCAGCGCCCCCAGTTCTCTCTCAGGACCCCCCCAATCTCCCCTCAGATCCCCTTAAATCCCCTCAGGATCCCCCAGATCCCCTCAGGATTCCCTAAACCCTCTCACGCCCTCTCAGGACCCCACAAACCCCATCAGAACTCTCCACATCCCctcaaatccccccaaatctcCTCAGGACCCCCCATTCTCCCTCAGGACCACCCAAATCCCCTCCCAACCGCCCCCACCCCGCTTCTCGCCAGAGGTCTCGCGAGAGAAGCAGCGCCGCCATCTTGGTTGAGGGCAGTTCCGCCCGCTCCTCAGAACCCTCCGCGTTCCCTCATTAATCCAGCCGGGAACGGTGGATTTAATCCGCCTGGAAATGGCGGGATGGAGCCTAAATCCCCTGGGATTCAGCCTAAAAAGCTCCCGAATCCAATCTGCTGCTTCCCATGGATTGGGGCGGTACTTGTGATGGGCGGGACGGTGACGTCAGTCCCTCTGGCCCTGGCCCCTTCCGGCGCCTCCCGATCGCGTTCGGGCATTTCCGCGAGCGCCGGGGCCGTTTCTGGGCCGGGACCGGCGCCTGTCCCGGGGCTCCTTCGCCACCGGAgcgtccccaaggtgtccccgcCGGGTCACCAATGAGCCAGCAGAACCAGAAGGTGCGACCGGGGGCGCGGGGGTGGGGAGAGAAGGACACGGTGGGGGGAGGGGGCAcgggggaggagggagcagtgggagacgggggggacacgggggtgcCAGTGGGGACGAGGGGATGACAAAGGGACAGTGGGGACCCCAGGAGGTCACAGAGGCCCCTGCAGGCGGCCACAAgtgccaccaggtccctgacacgtcccctgtcccctccccagttGCTGAAGGCGCTGGTGTCCGTGGTGGCCACCCTGGGCAAGGTGGCGGCCACCGTGACCGGGTCACACAGGGACGTGCGGCAGCGCGTGTCGCCAAAGTTCCTGCCCGCGGCCCTGAGGAGATTCACCCAGAGCCTCCGTGAGACCCTGGACCACGGCGATGTCGCCTCCATGGGCCACCgtggtgtcccctccctgggccaGGCCCTGGCCGCCCTCTGGGCCACCCCTGGGACCAACTGGGCCGATGTGAGAGCCGCGGCCAAGGCCTGGCAGGAGTTGGTGGCCGCGCTCAGGGAGAGATGGGACcggctgcaggaggaggcagatgaGCTGCGCAAGACCTGCTGGGACGCGACCCCCTCCTGGGCCAAGCACCTGTGGTTAAAGGCCACCTTCAGGGAGAGGGGACaacctggggacagcctggaggCCACACCCTGGTGGCTGCCGGTGACCCTGGACAGGGTCGAGGGGGCCTCGGCAGGGGCCACGCACGATGCTCAGGTGGCAGCGGCCAccagtgaggaagaggaagctACCAGCGAGGCCATGGATGAGGCCGTGGTGGCCACCAGCCGGGCGAGGGCGGCCACCTGGAGGGGACATTGGGCAGTGGTGGCCCTGGCGCCGCTGAAGCGTCTGGTGGACGCGTGTGACAAAGCCATGGAGTTCACCTGGGACATGCAGACCCAGCTCGAGGAGATTGAGGACACCCTGAAGTGGCCAGAGCAGATGTCCCCCAATATCCTTGAGGCCTTGGTGGCCGACGTGGCTGAGTTTGAGCGTCTCTGGGAGGGCAGCGCCCGCCTGGCCACACATCACCTGCTGCCGACGCTGTGGGATATCCACAACCTCCTCTTGAGTCCCTATGCTGGCCCAGGTGGCCCCGGTGGCCCGGGTGGCCCCGGCAGCCGCGCAGTGGCCAAGCGGTGCCAAAAAGCCATCAAGGACATCCCgaggctgctgcagagacagTGATGTCACCACTGTGATGTCATCGGTGCAGTGATGTCACTGGAGAGACTTGTGGACAGTTGAGTGCCACCAGCTCCTTGAGTGCCTGTGGTGGTTGGACCGgaaatgggatttctgggatgctgtggtcactACCATCAGGCCAATGGGTGCTGCACCCCTGGCAAGCTCTCTTTGGACTTCCGTCGGGAAAGGCTTTGGAtctctccccctgtcccagctgccgGCTGGCcggggggaggggaaaagccacGAGGCCATGAGGTAGGCCCAGCCCAAGGATGGAGGAGTGCCAAGAGGAAGAGACATCAGGCAGCTCCCcccagggaagagagagagagagagcagcgtCTAAATTCGATAGTGATGTCTGAATTCGATAGCGTTGCTGGCCCAGCAGGAGAAGCGGGGGGAGTGCCTGGCCAGAACAGCGGTGGGAGTTCCGGTGGGAgttccagagctctgggacaggcagagactgaaatttttaacccttttcttgcatgatTGAGACATTgcaaaatgctgatcctcctggagctgaatgagaagagagataagagatgagataagaAAAGATAGGCCTGAAGGAAGTGGAGAAAACTGACTGAGTGGGGGGAGAGATGACAGAGTGGCCTTCTGGCTGGACTTTCCTTGTGTGGCCATAGACTGAAccagtttttttcctgtgacacagagactgcatttagggggaggcagtgcctcagaaccgggagggttcagtgtggggacccctcggccccagggggtgaaaaaCTGGGGGGGGATAGATGTCCCcaaggagagactgtgcctttttggagtgagacaagacatccttgaaagacaaccctagaggaagctctggtccatgcacagtggtgagagcactgggcatggaaggaaggtGTCACGATGGCAAAGGACTTTCCGggcggtgctgagtgacatgggagcacacgaggtttcaacgtgtttccaggggaagcctatggtgcaagaaggactcctctcctcttgatgaactgaaggctgagtattctaaagggtggtgctggactgagagttggtaattttgggggaatgtattgcattgggaaatttggtgggggggaggaggaaagtgcttttgtaaggttttcatattttttttccttatgttttttttttctttcttcttttcttgtagtttagttaataaagcTTTCCTTATTTCTaagcaggagcctgctttgcttattcctggtcacatctcacagcagacaccagggagagggtattctcatggggacactggctctgtgccaggactAAACCATGACAGTGCCACAGCGCTGCATGTCACCAAGAGCCCTTCGGGTGCCACCAGCTTCTCGTGTCACCAGGACCTCATGCAGGAGATCCTGGGGGGTCCTTGTGCCACCAAGAGCCCCCCGAGTGTCACCAGGACTGGCCCAGCCCCCGTGTGCGGCTCCCTGGTGTCACCGGGGTCTCTCTCTGTGTCACACACTGCCCTTGGGCACCCACTGGGACCCCCCAGAGCACCGGGAACCCCAAATTTCATTGTCCTCATGCACTGGGATCCCCCCTCAGGACCCCTCCCTCAGACATCAGGACCCTCTGTGACAGCGGTCACAGGGGtcttcaggtgagggaagagacgagaatgttgactccacgTTCAGAAGTcttgatttattactttattatatatatattacattataactaagtaaaaagaatagaaagaaaggtttcctctcagaaggctagctaagaatagaatgaaaagaatgataacaaaaggcagctctcttggactctgtctgagatAGCTTggccttgattggccattaattataaacatccaagatgggccaatcaaaaatccacctgatgcatttccacagcagcagataaccattggttacattttgtttctAAGGCCtgagcttctcagaaggaaaaaaaaatcctaaggaaaggattttcacaaagatgtctgcgacatgtcacctttttttatttagttaaattaaaaagaaaagtgtttgtaattttctctgctgggctcatgcagaggaaagaacaaaCACTTGACAGGTTATCTGTTGCCAATCAAAGCCTCAGTCAAGTGCTGGTGTGGAATGTAGAACATAAAATTCTATCATATCACTAAAACAATCttacaaaataagaaaatacaaaagcaatgcaaagaaaatccaaacgctacagaaaaatccatcaatagttatcaaaaaTCCACTGACAGTCATCAAACAATTTCAAGCAATTTTTTTGAGAATTTCTGGAATGTCTTTGCCACAGCCCTTTATTGAACATCTTGGGCTGACACTAAATTTTGGCTCTTCAATGCTTTTgagctatttcaatcttttttttttttttttttttttttttttttttttttttttttttttctcaaagagcagcagcagcagacagccTGAGGGGCCCTGGGGGACCCTGGCCCTCTTGGATGGATCAGGAACCTCAGACCTGGCCCACAAAATAGCGGCGCAGGTTCTGACGGGGGAAGCGAAGCCCCCAAACCCAACAGGAGGCCGGGCGGTGGCCCTGGCCCGGGGAACCGAGCCAAacagcccaggcccagcccGCCAGGCGGGCTCTGCCTTGTCACAGACCAGCGCCCTGCCGCCAGTGCAATCGCAGCATGGGTGACCAAACGCTTCCTGCCCCCAAACCCACCGAGGCATGCCAGCAGTGGGGAATTGAAGCTGCCCCGAGAATCTTCATCTCGGCTCTGGGaatgttttttccccacagcaaGCAAGGATTGATGGGTTTCCGCCGTTCCCTCTTCCTCTGcaatgaaatgcaaaatgtgtTCCTCCCATCTGCCTCCCGGTACCATCCCCACCCCCTCTGGGCTgaggaccaaaggcagaacgTTCGGGAGCCGCCTCCCCCTCGCCGCTGGGGCACGCGAGGGGCGGCAGAGAGATTTGCGCCCCCAAAGGGAAACCACCGATCAAACACCCCCAACCCGCCAAGAACGCTGAGCTTGAAAGCCGGCAGCCGGGCCGCGCCCGCACTCAGCTGCCGAGCCGCGCCTCCTCCACGGAAGGAGAGGCCGGCTGCTGGAGCCGCTGCCGCAAGGGCAAACGGCCCGGGACGGTCCGAGCTCGGACATgccgccggttccagggcagcctctgacgcagacaCGGAGGACGGAGTCCCCGAAGGCGGCAGAActggcggggcgggcggcgggggcagCAGGGGTGCGCGGGAAAACGCCGCCGTTGTGTGGCTCGGCTCCAGGAGCGGCAGCGCAGGCGCGCGCTCTGCCCCTGCGGGAAGGGCTGGCGGGGGCGGCACGGGGTCggcagcatctcctgcccctggctctggggtCGGCCACGGAAGCGCAGTCAGAGAAGGCGGCGCAGTCCGCACgggaggcggcgggggcggcgccgGGTCGCTGTTGTCGCCGAGTGCGTTGCCCAGCAACTCCGGCACGGCCGCGGGAAGCGGTGTGTCGGAGGTCGCCCGTGCAGGCGCAGAAGCCGGCGGAGTTGCGGGCGGGGATGCCAGGGGCGGCGCTGCCCACTCAAACCGCCTCTGAGAGCAAcaaggagggagaaaaagcGGCTCCGTCTGAGCGTGCCCcgaaaatgcaggaaaaaaacttCTTCGGCTGCGGGAAAAATCTCGCCCTCCCCCTGCTGCGATTCAGGGGGACTGGGAAGCATCAGGTCGTCTTCCTGCAGAGGGTCCTCATCCGGGAACGGGGCTTGCCCCATGCAGTTGGCAATCCACTGAAATGGAGCTGCTTTCCGTTTCACAACTGGGAAGAGCGTTTTGAATGACGGATAGATCCGAGGGTATCCAAAATCCTGACACTGAGCCATAATAATGAATTCCATGCATTCCCATATGTACTAATCAAGGGCATAGAGCACATTCGTGAAAATGTGCTCCATGCCCTTGATTAGTACAAGGAACTAATTAGGATGTGGAACTTTACCCACCGGAAAAATTCATAGAAATGTCTCTTCACCGTAGGAACTTTGTCCTCATGAACCCATTTTTGCCAGAGGCCAGTAAGTTTCTCCTCTGAGGGGGAGAAAGGAACCTCTGCCTCCATGGGCACCCCCGCCCACATGTGCAGCCACATTCTGTGAAAGGCAGCATCGTCAGGAAGGGAAGAGTTAACAGTACCTTGTGACAGTGTCCTCCAGGCTCCAGggcgctgctctgtgctgctagGCTTTCAGGACATCTTCTCTGGAGGATTTTCAAAAGGTTCTCTTTGTGGTCAGTCCTGGCTGTGAACTCTATCCAAattcaggatcttcagttcttcagctcctggctagaatccacttctgtggtcaccTGTGAGGTGACCATCAATGCCACACACTTGGGGTTTACCCAGTGTAGTAATGCTCGTCTGGGGTCTCACCAGTGATGATTTCTTCCTCAGTCGAGGGTCACCACCTGTGactgtgctcacaggggttcttggatgagggaagagatgaagatctgattccatgtttcagaaggcttgatttattattttataaaatatataacgTTGAAACTATActtaaagaatagaagaaaggatttcatcagaaggccagctaagaatagaataggaaaaaatgataacaaaggtttgtggcccaggctctgtgtctgagccagctggactgtgattggccattaattacaaacatccaacatgggccagtcaaagatgcacctgttgcattccccagcagcagataatcaatgtttacattttgttcctgaggcctctcagcttctcaggaggaaataTCTTAAGGAAAGGAATTTCCACAAAAGATGTTTGCGACAGTCACACATTTCAAGAATGACTCCCCCATGCTGCCCACCGGTGTAATAAACATAAAACTTTCTAATTTTTGACTAGTTAGAGTCTTTGTCCATGATCTTCAGTTTTAACGATTCCGTTAGCAAGCCAGCCAGGAGGAGactctgctgggctgtgagACCAGCTCAGGTCATGGACCCCCTTGGTGCACCCCCAGGATATTCCTGGAAGAGTGGGCTCTGCTGCACAGACTGTTAATCCAGCAGCAGACAAGGACCCCTGACTACTAAAACTCCAGACAAAATGGTAtgtttaaaaattgaaacagttttaAACAGTGACCGCTAAGGCGTGGTCAGGAGAGGCCCTTTGGTAAATCGTGGGAGATGTCCCATGAGCAGCTTGTGCCTCTGTAGTGTGCTTGCAAGCTGAAGTCGCAGTTGAAATCTGGTTGCCAGCAGAAAGAGTTGTTGAACTGTTGTACTGAGCTTGGGCTTTTGGTGCTGCCATTTGTTTCACCATAGAGAGCTCAGTTTGCCACCAACTGGGGCTAGCAGTCGTAAGGGCAAATGCTGGTCTAAGGTTGTTATAGCTGAGTTGGTGTGTGTGGAAAGAAATACCCCTTTCACAGtgagtttgtgtgtgtgaactTTCTAGTTTTGGGTAGCAGCATTCGCTGTGACACCTGGTGTTTGAGTTTAACCAGTCTTTATAAGGCTTTGTGTTCAGGTGTTAACCAATCCTTTGCCTGTGGGACCTGGGAGGCGAGGATCAAACGCTGTAACACGGTGCCTTTGTGGTCCCTGTCCTTGTGGAGTTTGCAAAGATGCAACTTTGGATTCATCTGGTGTAGTGTGAGATTTTGCTGACTATTGTGTAAAAGTTATAATCGTAACAAGCTGGTAATTTTTGTTGTGTGTCATCTAGGTTAAGCTGTGTATTAAGCTTGAGCCTGAGTCAAAAGGGTTAAGCCA contains:
- the LOC131093408 gene encoding uncharacterized protein LOC131093408 — protein: MDWGGTCDGRDGDVSPSGPGPFRRLPIAFGHFRERRGRFWAGTGACPGAPSPPERPQGVPAGSPMSQQNQKLLKALVSVVATLGKVAATVTGSHRDVRQRVSPKFLPAALRRFTQSLRETLDHGDVASMGHRGVPSLGQALAALWATPGTNWADVRAAAKAWQELVAALRERWDRLQEEADELRKTCWDATPSWAKHLWLKATFRERGQPGDSLEATPWWLPVTLDRVEGASAGATHDAQVAAATSEEEEATSEAMDEAVVATSRARAATWRGHWAVVALAPLKRLVDACDKAMEFTWDMQTQLEEIEDTLKWPEQMSPNILEALVADVAEFERLWEGSARLATHHLLPTLWDIHNLLLSPYAGPGGPGGPGGPGSRAVAKRCQKAIKDIPRLLQRQ